The Halorussus gelatinilyticus genome contains the following window.
CCTCGGTCGTCGGGTCGCGCTCGCGCGCCCGGACTTGGACCGTGCTGGCGTAGTAGTCGCCCGCGATGCGACCGCACCGCGTACAGGTCTGCCGGGAGATTTTGACCGGGACGACGACCGTCTCCTCCACGAAGGTCTCGCGCACGATGCCCGAGAAGTGACAGTGCATCCGGATGGTGTTCTGGTCCACCTGCTCGGGGTCCACCTGCCACGACACGTCGTAGGCGTCGAGGTGGACGCCGAGCGCGTCGCTGACCTCCTCGATGGCGACGTCGGTGTAGTCGCGGGCGTCGATGTCCACCCAGCGGTTGCCGCGGTGGACCGCCCCGCACCGCGCACAGACCAGCACCTCGATGCGGTCGGGCGCGTCCACGAGGTCGAATCGGTCGAAGTAGCACGAATCGCAGAGCTTCTGCTCCTTGCCGCGCTTGCCGGCGGTGTCGGGGAGCGGCGTCCGCTCGGCGGGGTCCACTTCCATGGGGTCCCCGCAGTTCGGACAGAACTCGCGGGCGTCGGTAGTCATGGGGTTGGGTAGGGGTTTGGCGGGTTTAAGTCTGAAGAACCGCGTGGAATCTCGGAGTCCGGAGCCGACTCACCGCGTCACGACGAGAATTCCCGTCCCGAGAAGCAACAGACTCGCGCCGACCCAGTGGGGATTGAACGCCTGCGTGCCGTGAACCGCGTCGTGAATCCCCAGCACGTAGTGGTCCACCGTGCCGTCGAAGACGTTGAACAGTCCGGCACCGACGAGAAGGCTTCCGAACGCCCGGACGGCCGAGTATGATTCCGAAGTCCCGTTCAGCGCCCGCCAGACCGTCCCCATCCCCGCCGCCATCACGCCGACCATCGCGAGCGAGAACAGGCCGTCCCAGTAGACGTTCGTCCGCAGGCCGGCGAGCGTCGAGGGCGTGAAGAAGTCCGAGAGCAGGTGGTGCCACTGGAGGATCAGGTGGAAGACCAGCACGTCGAGGAGCGCGCCGAGTCCGAAACCGAAGACCCCCGCACCGAACAGAACGGTCCGCTCGCCGTCAGTTCGAGCCATGAGCGCGTTTCGAGCGAGAGAGCGAAAGTCCCGGCGGCCGAATCCTACTCCCGAACCAGTTCCGGCCCCGCGACGTCCTCGTCGGCGGCGTCGCGCCACGAGTGGTCGGGGTCCCAGTCCAGCACCTCCTCGGCCTTCTCGACCGACAGCGCCGACTCGTCGCCCGAGACGTTGCAGTCGTCGGGCGACTCGCCGAAGAACGATTCGAGAGCCTCCTCGATGGGACGCTCCAGATAGTTGTCCGCGGCCGCGGCGTGGAACGCCTCGTGGCCCGAGAAGTCGGCGTCGAGCGCGGCGGCGACGATGCTCGCTACGTCGCGGGCGTCCACGTACG
Protein-coding sequences here:
- a CDS encoding DUF2243 domain-containing protein, translated to MARTDGERTVLFGAGVFGFGLGALLDVLVFHLILQWHHLLSDFFTPSTLAGLRTNVYWDGLFSLAMVGVMAAGMGTVWRALNGTSESYSAVRAFGSLLVGAGLFNVFDGTVDHYVLGIHDAVHGTQAFNPHWVGASLLLLGTGILVVTR